A genomic window from Polaribacter gangjinensis includes:
- a CDS encoding SulP family inorganic anion transporter, with protein MFKTLKNDIPASIVVFFVALPLCLGIALASGTPLFSGLIAGIIGGIIVGSLSGSKIGVSGPAAGLAAIVLTAIGTLGGYENFLVAVVLAGVIQLLFGVLKAGIIGYFFPSSVIKGMLSGIGIIIILKQIPHFLGYDADPIGDEAFLQVDAENTFSELENAINNIIPGSLIIGVIGLLVILFWDKVLAKKAKFFTIIQGPFVAVVLGIVFFVVTQNHSSLAITQSHLVNVPIPDSFSSFLGQLTFPNFEVIASYDVWIIAFTIALVASLETLLSVEATDKLDPEKNVTPTNRELLAQGTGNILSGLIGGLPITQVIVRSSANIQSGGKSKLSTIIHGFLLLISVLLIPRLLNKIPLSVLAAILLVVGYKLAKPSLFKSMYQLGWKQFLPFIVTIIGIVFLDLLKGIGLGLIVGIVIILIKSYQNSHFLHKEVDINDKNHLKMTLAEEVTFFNKGAILNELDKIPQNAHLEIDVRKTQYLDYDIIEILDDFIIKAKDRHIEIKIISTQKTIENPESFVKFYNEITPKKSKK; from the coding sequence ATGTTTAAAACGTTAAAAAACGATATTCCAGCAAGTATTGTAGTGTTTTTTGTGGCACTACCTCTTTGCTTAGGAATTGCTTTGGCAAGTGGTACCCCACTATTTTCTGGATTAATTGCTGGAATCATAGGTGGAATTATTGTGGGCTCTTTAAGTGGCTCAAAAATTGGTGTAAGTGGACCTGCTGCAGGTTTGGCTGCAATTGTATTAACTGCAATTGGCACTTTAGGAGGTTATGAAAACTTTTTAGTTGCCGTTGTTTTAGCGGGTGTTATTCAATTATTATTTGGTGTTTTAAAAGCCGGTATTATTGGATACTTTTTTCCTTCATCGGTAATTAAAGGGATGTTATCAGGAATTGGAATCATCATTATTTTAAAACAAATTCCTCATTTTTTAGGATATGATGCTGATCCAATTGGTGATGAAGCATTTTTACAAGTTGATGCAGAAAATACATTTTCTGAATTAGAAAATGCTATAAATAATATCATTCCAGGATCATTAATAATTGGTGTGATTGGATTATTGGTTATTCTTTTTTGGGATAAAGTTTTGGCAAAAAAAGCAAAATTTTTCACCATCATTCAAGGACCTTTTGTGGCTGTAGTTTTGGGAATTGTATTTTTTGTGGTTACACAAAATCATAGCAGTTTAGCTATTACCCAGTCACATTTAGTGAATGTTCCAATTCCTGATAGTTTCAGCTCTTTTTTAGGACAATTAACTTTTCCAAATTTTGAAGTTATTGCAAGTTATGATGTTTGGATAATAGCCTTTACAATTGCTTTAGTAGCTAGTTTAGAAACTTTATTGAGTGTGGAAGCCACAGACAAATTGGATCCTGAAAAAAATGTAACTCCTACAAATAGAGAATTGCTAGCGCAAGGAACAGGAAATATTTTATCTGGTTTAATTGGTGGTTTGCCAATTACTCAAGTAATTGTTAGGAGTTCTGCCAACATTCAATCTGGCGGAAAAAGCAAATTATCTACTATAATTCATGGATTTTTATTACTAATTTCTGTTTTGTTAATTCCAAGATTATTGAATAAAATTCCATTATCGGTATTAGCAGCCATTTTATTAGTTGTTGGATACAAATTGGCCAAACCATCATTATTTAAAAGTATGTATCAATTAGGCTGGAAACAATTTTTACCATTTATAGTTACTATTATTGGAATTGTTTTCTTAGATTTATTAAAAGGAATTGGACTAGGATTAATAGTTGGAATTGTAATAATTTTGATAAAAAGTTATCAAAATTCTCACTTTTTACACAAAGAAGTTGATATTAATGATAAAAATCATTTAAAAATGACACTAGCTGAAGAGGTAACTTTCTTTAACAAAGGGGCTATTTTAAATGAATTAGATAAAATTCCGCAAAATGCTCATCTTGAAATTGATGTAAGAAAAACACAATATTTAGATTATGATATCATTGAAATTTTAGACGATTTTATCATAAAAGCCAAAGATAGACACATTGAAATTAAAATAATATCAACCCAAAAAACAATTGAAAACCCTGAAAGTTTCGTGAAATTTTACAACGAAATTACACCAAAAAAATCAAAGAAATGA
- a CDS encoding SH3 domain-containing protein → MKKIIFLLLMFANTLFAQNIDDIFYSANDFYKNEKFEKAIELYHQIESKGTISVELYYNLGNSYYKINKVGPAIYYFEKALKLDSTNEDAQNNLIFAKRLALDNIQEIPKNIFQKINANYLQKLSYNQWAIVSVVFSFLACILFLLFYFANSPTIKRIYFSSSISSFLLLIISFSITYNQFSFSQNNKEAIVFAETSAVKNAPTFNSEEVFILHEGTKVIVLDAIDNWKKIKLADGKQGWIIAKEIKEL, encoded by the coding sequence ATGAAAAAAATAATTTTTTTATTGCTGATGTTTGCGAACACTTTATTTGCTCAAAATATTGACGATATTTTTTATTCGGCAAATGATTTTTATAAAAACGAAAAATTTGAAAAAGCCATTGAATTGTATCATCAAATTGAGTCGAAAGGAACAATTTCGGTTGAATTGTATTACAATTTAGGAAACTCGTATTATAAAATCAACAAAGTTGGACCAGCCATTTATTATTTTGAAAAAGCGTTGAAATTAGACTCAACAAACGAAGATGCTCAAAATAATTTGATTTTTGCAAAGCGATTGGCCTTAGACAACATTCAAGAAATTCCGAAAAATATCTTTCAAAAAATCAACGCAAACTATTTACAGAAACTTTCTTACAATCAATGGGCGATAGTTTCAGTAGTTTTTTCGTTCTTAGCTTGTATTTTATTTCTACTCTTTTATTTTGCAAATTCTCCTACTATAAAGAGAATTTATTTTAGTTCAAGTATCAGTAGTTTTTTGCTGTTAATTATTTCTTTTTCAATTACTTATAATCAGTTTTCATTCTCTCAAAACAATAAAGAAGCGATTGTTTTTGCAGAGACATCTGCTGTAAAAAATGCACCAACTTTCAACTCAGAAGAAGTGTTTATTTTACATGAAGGTACAAAAGTTATCGTTTTAGACGCAATAGATAACTGGAAAAAGATTAAATTAGCGGATGGAAAGCAAGGTTGGATCATTGCTAAAGAAATAAAAGAACTGTAA
- a CDS encoding BatD family protein, with amino-acid sequence MKLKIYISFIISILSYSIFAQQAELSVSISKNTLGLNERLRIEFSINKQGGDNFTPPKFKDFKVIAGPSQSVSQSWINGKVTFSQSYTYILKPNRKGELIIEPASIELNGSTVNSKYLKVVVTDPIDIPDDPNDPEYIANQNIHLVAEVTKTNPYVGEGIYVEYRLYVSENVSVYDTSVTEAPQYNGFWNQEIQIDGYPVKMGKYNGQNYRYIVLQKALLVPTKTGNLTIDPMKMDIVIGVPTGRADFFGNVITKNIRKEFASPKKTINPKELPMNGKPENFTGAVGEFNFNVTLSKEVLKANESSQIKVDVSGKGNLKLFELPTVETPTELEKYQPERKENVRISADGISGSVSDSYTIVPQFKGKYKIPKVSFSYFNPKLGTYKTITTDDMYVDVLEGKELVTNNTTSSNTVEKQEVVSLGNNFRYIQTKTVFQPKKTEDFYNSNLFYLLLLVPFLAIPISIFIGKRNEARNSDLAGLRLRKAEKLARKFLSEAQKQLGKKEAFYEALERALHNYLKARLNIETADISKEKITQILEEKKVDAETITKFIEVLQASDFARYTPVTNTEMNKEFEKAKQVIVQLDKQL; translated from the coding sequence ATGAAACTTAAAATTTACATATCATTCATAATAAGCATATTATCATATTCAATTTTTGCACAACAGGCTGAATTGAGTGTTTCAATAAGTAAAAATACTTTGGGTTTAAATGAACGTTTGCGCATTGAATTTTCGATCAACAAACAAGGTGGAGATAATTTTACACCACCAAAATTCAAAGATTTTAAAGTGATTGCAGGCCCAAGTCAATCTGTGAGTCAGTCTTGGATTAACGGAAAAGTAACCTTTTCACAATCATATACTTACATCCTAAAACCAAACAGAAAAGGCGAATTAATTATTGAACCTGCATCTATTGAACTGAATGGATCAACTGTAAATTCAAAATATTTAAAAGTCGTTGTAACTGATCCAATTGATATTCCTGATGATCCAAATGACCCTGAATATATTGCGAATCAAAACATTCATTTGGTTGCTGAAGTTACCAAAACGAATCCTTATGTTGGCGAGGGAATTTATGTAGAATACAGATTGTATGTTAGTGAAAATGTGAGTGTTTACGACACTTCTGTAACAGAAGCTCCACAATACAATGGTTTTTGGAATCAAGAAATTCAGATTGATGGTTATCCTGTAAAAATGGGAAAATACAATGGTCAAAATTATAGGTATATTGTACTTCAAAAAGCATTGTTAGTCCCCACAAAAACTGGAAACTTAACGATTGATCCAATGAAAATGGATATTGTAATTGGCGTTCCAACAGGAAGAGCTGATTTTTTTGGAAATGTAATCACAAAAAATATCCGAAAAGAATTTGCTTCACCAAAAAAAACAATCAACCCAAAAGAATTGCCAATGAATGGAAAACCTGAAAATTTTACAGGTGCAGTTGGTGAATTTAATTTCAATGTAACATTAAGTAAAGAAGTGTTAAAAGCCAATGAATCATCGCAAATAAAAGTAGATGTTTCAGGAAAAGGAAATTTAAAATTGTTTGAACTTCCAACCGTAGAAACTCCTACTGAATTGGAAAAATATCAACCAGAAAGAAAAGAAAATGTTCGTATTAGTGCAGATGGAATCAGTGGTTCTGTGTCAGATTCTTACACAATTGTTCCTCAATTTAAAGGAAAATATAAAATTCCGAAAGTTTCATTTTCATATTTTAATCCAAAATTAGGCACCTATAAAACCATCACAACAGATGATATGTATGTGGATGTTTTAGAAGGAAAAGAATTGGTAACAAATAATACAACTTCATCAAATACTGTTGAAAAACAAGAAGTTGTATCATTAGGAAATAATTTTAGATACATTCAAACTAAAACGGTATTTCAACCCAAAAAGACGGAAGATTTTTACAATTCGAACTTATTTTATTTATTGTTATTAGTGCCATTTTTAGCGATTCCAATTAGTATTTTTATCGGAAAAAGAAATGAAGCACGAAATAGTGATTTAGCTGGACTTCGTTTGCGTAAAGCCGAAAAATTAGCTCGAAAATTCTTGTCAGAAGCTCAAAAACAATTGGGTAAAAAAGAGGCATTTTATGAAGCTCTAGAACGTGCTTTACACAATTATTTAAAAGCAAGATTAAATATTGAAACTGCTGATATTAGTAAAGAAAAAATCACTCAAATTTTAGAGGAAAAGAAAGTTGATGCTGAGACAATAACCAAATTTATTGAAGTATTACAAGCATCAGATTTTGCAAGATACACACCAGTTACGAATACTGAAATGAACAAAGAATTCGAAAAAGCAAAACAAGTAATCGTTCAATTAGACAAACAATTATAA
- a CDS encoding tetratricopeptide repeat protein — protein MKTLLNTLIFLGMFLAGLEIVAQKDSIAMQRSARKLVREGNALYERQKFTDASVAYKKALNNSAYYDKASYNLGNALYQDKNYQEAIPQYELTAKTATDKFTKAEAYHNIGNAMMETKNYQGAVDAYKNSLRNNPNDDETRYNLAVAQKMLDKQNQDNKDNKDNKDNKDKKDKKDQNQDKKEGEDKDKKDDKNKDGEGDKDKKDQNQDKKEDEKNDKQKPKPQQGKMSPEQIKQLLESLQNEEKKTQQKMNAQKAKGDKLKQEKDW, from the coding sequence ATGAAAACACTACTAAATACGCTTATCTTTTTAGGAATGTTCCTTGCTGGGTTGGAAATTGTCGCTCAAAAAGATTCGATTGCAATGCAAAGAAGTGCACGAAAATTAGTGAGAGAAGGAAATGCTTTGTACGAACGACAAAAATTTACAGATGCTTCTGTTGCCTATAAAAAAGCATTAAATAACAGCGCTTATTATGACAAGGCAAGTTATAATTTAGGCAATGCTTTGTATCAAGATAAAAATTATCAAGAGGCAATTCCGCAATACGAATTAACAGCAAAAACAGCTACTGATAAGTTTACAAAAGCAGAAGCTTATCACAATATTGGTAATGCCATGATGGAAACAAAAAATTATCAAGGAGCTGTTGATGCGTATAAAAACTCGTTGCGAAACAATCCAAATGATGATGAAACTCGCTACAATTTAGCGGTTGCTCAAAAAATGTTAGACAAACAAAATCAAGATAATAAAGATAATAAGGATAATAAAGACAATAAGGATAAAAAAGATAAAAAAGACCAAAATCAAGATAAAAAAGAAGGAGAAGACAAAGACAAAAAAGACGATAAAAACAAAGATGGTGAAGGAGATAAAGACAAAAAAGATCAGAATCAAGATAAGAAAGAGGATGAAAAAAACGATAAACAAAAACCAAAACCTCAACAAGGAAAAATGTCTCCTGAACAAATAAAACAATTGTTGGAAAGTCTTCAAAACGAAGAAAAAAAGACCCAACAAAAAATGAATGCTCAAAAAGCAAAAGGAGACAAGTTAAAACAAGAAAAAGATTGGTAA
- a CDS encoding VWA domain-containing protein, protein MSELYRLEEPKYFLLLAIIPAMIVVFLMIFWWKKRTQRLFSNAVLLKKLAPNTSPFKASLKLTMLLFAITFLIISLVNPKMGSKLETVKREGVDVVFALDVSKSMLAEDIAPNRLEKAKQITSKIIDNLGSDRVGMIVYAGNSYPLIPITTDHAAANMFLQNANPEMVSSQGTAISEALELAKTFFNDEEQTNRFLIIISDGEDHQEETKEVAQSLINDGVKIYTIGIGTEKGGPIPMRLNGTMIGYKKDNQGETVITKRNSEILEDISSIGEGKYIDGNSTENPVNEITEIITNAQKSEFETKQFSDYKDQFQWFLAIAILFLLLDAFLFDKKTKWLKNIDLFNEEKTTT, encoded by the coding sequence ATGTCAGAATTATACAGATTAGAAGAACCAAAATATTTTTTATTATTAGCCATCATTCCTGCAATGATAGTGGTTTTTCTGATGATTTTTTGGTGGAAAAAAAGAACACAACGTCTATTTTCTAATGCTGTTTTATTGAAAAAATTAGCGCCAAACACATCACCTTTTAAGGCAAGTTTAAAGTTAACAATGTTGCTTTTTGCCATTACTTTTTTAATAATTTCTTTGGTAAATCCAAAAATGGGTTCAAAATTAGAAACCGTAAAAAGAGAAGGTGTTGATGTTGTTTTTGCTTTAGACGTTTCCAAAAGTATGTTGGCTGAGGATATTGCGCCAAACAGATTGGAAAAAGCGAAACAAATCACCTCAAAAATTATTGATAATTTAGGTTCTGATAGAGTTGGAATGATTGTTTATGCAGGAAATTCGTATCCATTAATTCCAATTACAACAGATCATGCAGCTGCCAATATGTTTTTGCAAAATGCCAATCCTGAAATGGTTTCAAGCCAAGGAACAGCCATCAGTGAAGCATTAGAATTGGCAAAAACTTTTTTCAATGATGAAGAGCAAACCAATCGTTTTTTAATCATCATTTCTGATGGTGAAGATCATCAAGAAGAAACCAAAGAAGTTGCTCAAAGTTTGATAAATGATGGTGTAAAAATTTATACCATTGGTATTGGAACAGAAAAAGGAGGTCCAATTCCTATGCGTTTAAATGGCACAATGATTGGTTATAAAAAAGACAATCAAGGAGAAACTGTGATTACCAAAAGAAATTCAGAAATTTTAGAAGACATTTCTTCTATTGGCGAAGGAAAATACATTGATGGAAATTCAACAGAAAATCCAGTAAATGAAATAACAGAAATCATCACAAATGCTCAAAAAAGCGAGTTTGAAACCAAACAATTTTCTGATTATAAAGATCAGTTTCAATGGTTTTTGGCAATTGCAATTCTGTTTTTATTGCTAGATGCTTTCTTATTTGATAAAAAAACAAAATGGTTAAAAAATATCGATTTGTTTAACGAAGAAAAAACAACAACGTAA
- a CDS encoding vWA domain-containing protein: protein MNWNNFEFLNREFLWLLVLIPLLAIWYFLSHKKEGATLLMPNVKGFKANTSLLAKLKPLLHVLRLLAIAAIIIAFARPRNVAVSSKIKSNNGIDIVMAVDVSASMLARDLKPNRLEALKVVAIDFVDRRPNDRIGIVLYAGESFTQTPITSDKSIVKSVISELQWGQLDGGTAIGMGLGSAVNRLKDSKAKSKVIILLTDGVNNSGNIDPKTAAELARELEIKVYTIGIGTNGMADFPWSKDPRTGLLNFRKQQVEIDEKLLQYIADQTDGQYFRATNNQDLQEIYDEIDKLEKTEIEEFKYYNYEELYRPLIFLALGLLVLEFLLRNILFKSFI, encoded by the coding sequence ATGAATTGGAATAATTTCGAATTTCTAAATCGCGAATTTTTGTGGTTGCTTGTTTTAATTCCTTTGCTTGCAATTTGGTATTTTTTATCACATAAAAAAGAAGGAGCAACCTTGTTAATGCCCAATGTAAAAGGGTTTAAAGCAAACACTTCTTTGCTTGCAAAACTAAAACCATTGTTGCATGTTTTACGTCTTTTGGCAATTGCGGCCATCATTATTGCTTTTGCAAGACCAAGAAATGTAGCAGTAAGTTCTAAAATAAAATCTAATAACGGAATTGATATTGTAATGGCAGTTGACGTTTCAGCAAGTATGTTGGCTCGCGATTTAAAGCCAAACAGATTAGAAGCTTTAAAAGTGGTTGCCATCGATTTTGTGGATAGAAGACCAAATGACAGAATTGGAATCGTTTTGTATGCTGGAGAAAGTTTTACACAAACTCCCATTACAAGTGATAAAAGCATTGTAAAAAGCGTCATTTCTGAATTGCAATGGGGACAATTAGATGGTGGAACTGCTATTGGAATGGGTTTAGGTTCGGCTGTTAATAGATTGAAAGACAGCAAAGCAAAAAGTAAAGTGATTATTTTGCTGACAGATGGTGTAAACAATTCTGGAAATATCGATCCAAAAACAGCAGCTGAATTGGCAAGAGAACTTGAAATAAAAGTATATACAATTGGAATTGGAACCAATGGAATGGCCGATTTTCCTTGGAGTAAAGATCCAAGAACTGGATTGTTGAATTTTAGAAAGCAACAAGTAGAAATTGATGAAAAACTGTTACAATACATTGCAGATCAAACAGATGGACAATATTTTAGAGCTACAAACAATCAAGATTTGCAAGAAATTTATGATGAAATTGACAAACTCGAAAAAACAGAAATAGAAGAATTTAAATATTACAATTACGAAGAGCTTTACAGACCTTTAATTTTTTTAGCTTTAGGTTTGCTTGTTTTAGAGTTTTTATTGAGAAACATTTTATTTAAAAGCTTTATATAA